One Methanohalophilus mahii DSM 5219 genomic window carries:
- a CDS encoding MarR family winged helix-turn-helix transcriptional regulator, giving the protein MNEDEHVHSFGAMIACLHRQNLRYLSQELEIYGIGGGQFRFLLALYHVEGIRPEELSRMLMVNRATATRALKRLEEAGYVRRTPDPKDRRALVVNLTEEGHRMHRFIRQLSQKRSECMLAGFSEEEKTLFRNLLEKAISNCVRACK; this is encoded by the coding sequence ATGAATGAGGACGAGCACGTGCACAGTTTTGGGGCAATGATTGCCTGCCTTCACCGGCAGAATCTGCGTTACCTTTCGCAGGAACTGGAAATATATGGGATAGGAGGCGGGCAATTCAGGTTTTTGCTTGCTCTGTACCACGTTGAAGGGATTCGTCCGGAGGAATTATCCCGCATGCTGATGGTCAACCGGGCCACCGCCACTAGGGCACTGAAAAGACTAGAGGAAGCGGGTTATGTACGGCGGACCCCGGATCCAAAAGACAGACGTGCATTGGTGGTCAACCTTACAGAGGAAGGCCACCGTATGCATCGTTTTATCCGACAGCTTTCACAAAAAAGAAGCGAATGCATGCTTGCTGGTTTTTCAGAAGAGGAAAAAACCCTATTCAGGAATTTGCTGGAGAAAGCCATTTCCAATTGTGTGAGGGCGTGTAAGTGA
- a CDS encoding MATE family efflux transporter produces MKEQSRALGVESVGKLLFRLSAPATVGMVVMGLYNIVDTIFVGRALGGESVQGIGGIAVSFPVIMIAMAVSLAIGLGGSSIISRRLGGDDLEGAERTFGNMVGLSLSLGFLVFIFGSFFIVPILKAFGATPTILPFARDYLQIILYGTPLITFSQAINNVVRSEGNAKVAMYTMLIGAGLNILLDPILIFGLDMGIRGAAAATVISQFATTIFLVHYFLSGKSSLQFHTGFMRPDMEIIKEMVAIGASPFARNSSTSAIVVVVNNILALYGGDVSIAIYGIFNRMLMFSFMPMIGLLQGMQPIIGFNYGAHNFERVRETLRICVLISSVIAVAAFLLLFFFGSNLFSIFTTDATLIKEGTDATKIMVLAIPLLGIQFVSGGMYQALGKARPSFILSTARQVFLLPLVLVLPWFFDTTGVWIAFPVSDLLAVLLAVYMFMKEYRLLEWRASVS; encoded by the coding sequence GTGAAGGAGCAAAGCCGTGCCCTCGGGGTGGAAAGTGTCGGAAAGCTCCTCTTCAGGCTTTCAGCGCCTGCCACTGTGGGTATGGTTGTTATGGGACTGTACAATATAGTGGATACTATTTTTGTCGGCCGCGCTCTGGGCGGGGAAAGTGTCCAGGGGATTGGTGGTATTGCTGTCAGTTTCCCTGTAATAATGATAGCGATGGCTGTTTCCCTGGCAATCGGTCTGGGTGGTTCTTCCATAATTTCCCGCCGGCTGGGTGGCGATGATCTGGAAGGTGCGGAACGTACCTTTGGTAATATGGTCGGCCTGTCTCTCTCACTGGGATTTCTGGTTTTTATCTTTGGGTCTTTTTTTATTGTGCCCATCCTCAAAGCCTTCGGAGCAACACCGACGATATTACCCTTTGCCAGGGACTATTTACAAATTATACTTTATGGTACTCCTTTAATCACATTTTCCCAGGCTATCAATAATGTGGTGAGGTCTGAAGGCAATGCCAAAGTCGCTATGTATACTATGCTTATAGGAGCCGGCCTTAACATATTACTTGATCCCATCCTGATATTTGGTCTTGACATGGGTATCAGGGGGGCTGCGGCTGCAACTGTCATCTCCCAGTTTGCCACAACAATATTTCTGGTACATTATTTCCTGTCGGGTAAAAGCAGCCTGCAATTCCATACTGGCTTTATGAGACCGGATATGGAAATAATCAAAGAAATGGTTGCAATAGGCGCATCTCCCTTTGCACGTAACTCTTCCACAAGTGCTATAGTGGTTGTTGTGAATAATATCCTGGCATTGTATGGGGGTGACGTCTCTATTGCAATTTATGGTATCTTTAACCGCATGCTTATGTTTTCTTTTATGCCGATGATAGGGTTGTTACAGGGTATGCAGCCGATAATCGGATTTAATTATGGCGCACATAACTTTGAAAGGGTAAGAGAAACGTTGCGCATCTGTGTGCTAATTTCATCTGTGATTGCAGTGGCAGCCTTTTTGCTGTTGTTCTTCTTCGGATCTAACCTGTTTTCGATTTTCACAACAGATGCAACTCTTATAAAGGAAGGTACAGATGCTACGAAGATCATGGTCCTTGCGATACCACTGCTTGGTATCCAGTTTGTGAGTGGTGGTATGTATCAGGCACTGGGAAAAGCACGGCCATCTTTCATCCTTTCAACAGCCAGGCAGGTGTTTTTGCTTCCCCTTGTACTCGTTTTGCCCTGGTTTTTTGATACTACCGGTGTGTGGATAGCGTTTCCGGTTTCGGATCTTCTGGCAGTTCTGCTTGCAGTTTATATGTTCATGAAAGAATACAGGTTACTTGAATGGAGAGCATCGGTTTCCTGA
- the radA gene encoding DNA repair and recombination protein RadA, translating to MSEILLEELDHVGPATAQKLNDAGYNSVEAVAVASPSELVATAEIGESTAAKIISAARSAADIGGFETGDFVMQRRMEVGKLRTGCEEFDELMGGGIETQSITEMYGEFGSGKTQIAHQLAVNTQLPKEMGGLDGSVIIIDTENTFRPERIEHMVAGLSHKFEQDFDPAEFLKNIHVARAYNSNHQILLVDAATEMANKLKNTDKPVRLVIVDSLTAHFRAEYVGRGTLADRQQKLNKHLHDLQRFGDLNNASVIVTNQVMSKPDAFFGDPTRPIGGHILGHTATFRLYIRKSKGDKRIVKLVDSPCLPDGEAVACITTDGLCDA from the coding sequence ATGAGTGAGATTTTGCTTGAAGAACTTGATCATGTGGGGCCGGCAACAGCCCAGAAATTGAATGATGCGGGGTATAATAGTGTTGAAGCAGTTGCAGTTGCTTCTCCCTCCGAACTTGTGGCAACTGCCGAGATCGGTGAATCCACAGCTGCCAAGATCATAAGTGCTGCGCGCAGTGCAGCCGATATAGGTGGTTTCGAAACAGGAGATTTCGTGATGCAGAGGCGCATGGAAGTGGGCAAACTCCGCACGGGTTGCGAAGAATTCGATGAATTGATGGGTGGTGGGATAGAGACTCAATCAATCACCGAGATGTATGGGGAATTTGGTTCGGGTAAGACCCAGATTGCCCACCAGCTTGCTGTGAATACCCAACTGCCAAAGGAAATGGGCGGACTTGACGGTTCGGTCATAATTATAGACACAGAGAACACTTTTCGGCCTGAACGTATAGAACATATGGTTGCAGGCCTATCTCATAAATTTGAACAGGATTTTGATCCGGCCGAGTTTTTGAAAAATATACATGTGGCAAGGGCTTACAATTCCAACCACCAGATTCTTCTTGTAGATGCAGCAACTGAGATGGCCAACAAACTCAAAAATACGGATAAACCGGTCAGGCTGGTTATAGTGGATTCCCTTACGGCTCACTTCAGGGCAGAATATGTCGGCAGGGGAACGCTGGCTGACAGGCAGCAGAAACTGAATAAACATCTGCATGATTTGCAACGTTTTGGTGATCTCAACAATGCTTCTGTGATAGTTACCAATCAGGTAATGTCCAAACCGGATGCATTCTTTGGTGATCCAACCCGTCCGATTGGCGGCCATATTCTGGGCCATACTGCCACTTTCAGACTCTATATACGCAAATCCAAAGGAGATAAGAGGATCGTGAAACTCGTGGATTCGCCCTGCTTGCCCGATGGAGAAGCGGTTGCATGTATTACCACAGATGGCCTCTGTGATGCCTGA
- a CDS encoding phosphoglycolate phosphatase: MKFKALAIDIDGTITYSDRRLHFLAAEHLRNLGIPVVLATGNVLCYAAATSKLIGLGGKVISENGGVISTGFDTNPHISESMEECEKAFSYLSNRFDLIRLDGDLRKTEIALRRNVNADDLQASLEGAGFYIEVIDTQFALHIKSKKVNKGTGLEKMASLMDLDVSDFIAIGDSVNDREMFEVAGYGIAVDNADPGLKLIADHVTSMSFGEGTVEALQILCRRDFF, from the coding sequence ATGAAATTCAAAGCACTTGCAATAGATATTGACGGCACAATCACTTACAGTGATCGCCGTCTTCATTTTTTGGCAGCAGAACATCTGAGGAATCTGGGTATTCCGGTAGTTCTTGCCACAGGAAATGTGCTCTGCTATGCTGCAGCAACTTCCAAGCTTATAGGACTTGGAGGTAAAGTTATCTCTGAAAACGGAGGTGTCATATCCACAGGATTTGATACCAATCCTCATATTTCTGAAAGTATGGAGGAATGTGAAAAAGCATTTTCCTATCTTTCCAATCGTTTTGACCTGATTCGGCTTGATGGTGACCTGAGAAAAACGGAAATCGCCCTGAGACGCAATGTCAATGCAGATGATTTACAGGCAAGTCTTGAAGGAGCAGGATTTTATATAGAAGTTATTGACACCCAGTTTGCCCTGCATATAAAAAGCAAAAAGGTCAACAAGGGCACAGGTCTCGAAAAAATGGCATCCCTTATGGACCTGGACGTTTCAGATTTTATTGCAATAGGCGACTCCGTAAATGACCGGGAAATGTTCGAGGTGGCGGGCTATGGAATCGCTGTAGACAATGCCGACCCCGGGCTGAAGTTGATTGCGGATCATGTGACCTCCATGTCCTTTGGGGAAGGTACCGTGGAGGCCCTGCAAATATTATGCCGGAGAGACTTCTTTTAA
- a CDS encoding PRC-barrel domain-containing protein has protein sequence MPKVFAKNLSNKQVMTTDGTEIGILDNIVMEVKTGKLEDLMVKPDIGLDTSKYVTDGQFLKIPFKAVRSIKDYIVVDKQIATNLD, from the coding sequence ATGCCAAAGGTATTTGCAAAGAACCTATCCAATAAACAGGTCATGACAACAGACGGAACAGAAATTGGTATACTCGACAATATAGTAATGGAAGTCAAAACCGGTAAGCTTGAAGACCTGATGGTCAAACCCGACATTGGGCTTGACACATCTAAATATGTTACCGATGGCCAGTTTTTGAAGATACCCTTCAAAGCAGTACGCTCAATCAAGGATTATATTGTTGTGGATAAACAGATAGCCACCAATCTTGATTAA
- a CDS encoding CDC48 family AAA ATPase gives MEELQIKVEKAHPIDFGRGIIRLDPSTLLSLQLSPGDIVLIEGKRQTTAKVWRADRQDWGQGIARIDGYTRQNAEVGIGERITLSKAEPIPAEKILLAPPEGIVMEFGDNTSAVIKHNILKRPFVKGDIIPIISSMGQTTPGSQAIPLIAVDTEPSDGILIINENTQIQLQQKPVVGYEGAARGINYEDIGGLRTEIQRVREMIELPLKHHELFLRLNIDPPKGVILYGPPGTGKTLIARAVASESNAYFINIAGPEIMGKYYGESEERLRKIFDEAAENAPSIIFVDEIDSIAPKREDVTGEVERRVVAQLLTLMDGMDERKQVVVIAATNRLDSIDPALRRPGRFDREIEIGVPDSEDRLEILQIHTRGMPLNENIDEEYFEHLAEYTQGFVGADLLALVQEASMRALRRLLPDINLDEEEIPQEILEKLEVTPDDFEEALKEIEPSAMREVMVEIPSVGWDDIGGLDLARQDISEAVEWPLKWPDKISQMGIKPPTGILLYGPPGTGKTLLAQAVANEANANFISVKGPQILSKYVGESEKAIRDTFKKARQVAPCIIFFDEIDAISSTRQGGSDVGSRVSEQVVNQMLTEMDGLEPLNEVVVIAATNRPDLIDPALLRSGRFDRLVMVGAALAEGREKIFRIHTMGIPLDSDVDIRELATMTEGYVGSDIESICREAAMLSLREDFDNEKVSKRHFLSAMEKVKPTVNEDMIDFYNRVQEKLKGGSIRKTDAGSFAGYI, from the coding sequence ATGGAAGAGTTACAGATAAAAGTGGAGAAAGCACATCCTATCGATTTTGGCAGGGGTATAATACGGCTTGATCCGAGTACCCTCCTGAGCCTGCAGCTTTCCCCCGGAGACATTGTCCTCATCGAAGGAAAGCGCCAAACTACGGCAAAAGTATGGCGTGCTGACAGGCAGGATTGGGGACAGGGAATTGCCCGTATAGATGGTTATACAAGACAGAATGCAGAAGTGGGAATCGGTGAGAGGATAACACTTAGTAAGGCAGAACCAATACCTGCAGAAAAGATACTCCTTGCACCCCCTGAAGGAATCGTCATGGAGTTTGGTGACAACACAAGTGCGGTGATCAAACATAACATTCTGAAACGTCCCTTTGTAAAAGGTGACATTATTCCTATAATCAGTTCAATGGGACAAACTACCCCGGGCAGTCAGGCCATTCCTCTAATAGCCGTTGACACGGAACCATCTGATGGCATACTTATCATCAATGAAAATACGCAGATCCAGCTCCAGCAGAAACCTGTAGTGGGTTATGAGGGAGCTGCCAGAGGTATAAACTACGAAGATATCGGCGGGCTTAGAACCGAAATTCAACGGGTACGTGAAATGATAGAACTACCGTTGAAACATCACGAGCTCTTCCTGCGTCTTAATATAGATCCCCCAAAGGGCGTTATTCTCTATGGACCGCCGGGTACAGGGAAAACCCTGATAGCAAGAGCAGTAGCCAGCGAATCTAACGCCTATTTCATCAACATTGCCGGCCCGGAAATAATGGGAAAATACTACGGGGAAAGTGAGGAAAGGCTGCGAAAAATATTTGATGAAGCTGCGGAGAATGCCCCTTCAATAATATTTGTTGACGAAATCGATTCAATTGCACCAAAAAGGGAAGACGTGACCGGAGAAGTCGAGAGAAGGGTCGTTGCCCAGCTTCTCACCCTGATGGACGGAATGGATGAACGTAAACAGGTAGTTGTAATTGCAGCCACAAACAGGCTTGATTCTATTGACCCGGCCCTGCGCCGCCCGGGCAGATTTGACAGGGAAATCGAGATCGGAGTTCCCGATAGTGAAGACCGGCTCGAAATACTCCAGATCCACACCCGCGGAATGCCACTGAACGAAAATATCGATGAAGAATATTTTGAACATCTGGCAGAATATACCCAGGGTTTTGTGGGAGCCGACCTATTAGCCCTTGTACAGGAAGCATCAATGCGGGCACTTAGGAGATTACTTCCCGACATCAATCTCGACGAAGAGGAAATTCCACAGGAAATACTCGAAAAACTGGAAGTCACGCCCGATGACTTCGAGGAAGCCCTGAAGGAGATTGAACCCTCGGCAATGAGGGAAGTTATGGTCGAAATACCGTCTGTGGGATGGGATGATATTGGCGGGCTTGATCTGGCCAGACAGGACATCAGCGAAGCAGTCGAATGGCCGCTTAAATGGCCCGATAAAATCAGCCAGATGGGAATCAAACCCCCTACAGGAATACTTTTATATGGACCTCCAGGAACAGGTAAAACTCTGCTTGCCCAAGCTGTGGCAAACGAAGCCAATGCCAATTTCATCAGTGTCAAAGGACCCCAGATATTGTCCAAATACGTAGGGGAATCTGAAAAAGCAATTCGTGATACTTTCAAAAAAGCACGACAGGTTGCGCCCTGTATAATATTCTTTGATGAGATCGATGCAATCTCTTCGACAAGGCAAGGGGGTAGTGATGTAGGTAGCCGTGTCTCAGAACAGGTGGTAAATCAGATGCTTACCGAGATGGATGGACTTGAACCCCTGAATGAAGTGGTTGTCATTGCGGCCACCAACAGACCTGACCTTATTGACCCGGCATTACTGCGATCAGGAAGGTTTGACAGGCTTGTAATGGTCGGAGCCGCACTCGCAGAGGGCAGGGAAAAAATATTCCGGATTCACACAATGGGTATACCCCTGGATAGCGATGTTGACATAAGGGAACTTGCCACAATGACTGAAGGCTACGTTGGATCTGATATAGAATCTATATGCAGGGAGGCAGCAATGTTATCCCTGAGAGAAGATTTCGATAATGAAAAGGTAAGTAAAAGGCATTTCCTTTCAGCTATGGAAAAAGTAAAACCAACGGTCAATGAGGACATGATCGACTTCTACAACCGGGTTCAGGAAAAACTAAAAGGCGGATCAATCCGCAAGACAGATGCAGGATCATTTGCAGGATATATTTAA
- a CDS encoding TRAM domain-containing protein, whose product MFERVESSAPVESGETYDVVIEDIAKKGDGIARIDGFVIFVPETEVGDELSIKVTKVLSKFAFGEVV is encoded by the coding sequence TTGTTCGAACGTGTTGAATCAAGTGCTCCGGTAGAATCTGGAGAAACCTACGATGTTGTGATTGAAGATATTGCCAAGAAAGGCGACGGAATAGCTCGTATTGACGGGTTTGTCATTTTTGTGCCCGAAACAGAAGTGGGCGATGAACTTTCAATTAAAGTAACCAAAGTCCTTTCGAAATTCGCTTTTGGAGAAGTAGTCTGA
- a CDS encoding MM0924 family protein: MQSFIVEHYLGTELDIYCGGPDTFKGTVEACADGVLTINKDNKYTHIAIDKIIAVWEEK; the protein is encoded by the coding sequence ATGCAATCTTTTATAGTAGAACATTATCTTGGAACCGAACTTGATATCTATTGTGGCGGACCCGACACTTTTAAGGGGACCGTGGAAGCATGCGCAGACGGCGTGCTGACAATAAATAAAGATAATAAATACACCCATATAGCCATCGACAAAATCATAGCTGTCTGGGAAGAAAAATAA
- a CDS encoding phosphatase PAP2 family protein, which translates to MVTAGYVLFVPVENRRPEFSSMKGFFHFVVDVVIYAIPMLIVYALVHMQTTAATLLGVPANQNYAHYIMILEGDVVSLIQEIATPLLTYASGFFYLLMFPFLLTFTFLLLVYLQRHKAVQEFVVAFILIYLLAFPFYILFPVHVTGYTLSGVSPLLYNLSPFIAEGVRIVDPDLNNCFPSLHTALSVMAMIMVLHNVKSRRYQAFAVITTAAILFTILYLGIHWLSDLVGGTLLAIVCCLIAFRYSEHLFSIYRWIVAMLSWKLKGPALPCVGCNRRINFDSVMQCDYCGTEYNIKGRVFSLLKRFRKRFSP; encoded by the coding sequence ATGGTTACTGCAGGGTATGTTCTTTTTGTGCCTGTCGAAAACAGGCGTCCTGAATTCAGCAGTATGAAAGGATTTTTTCATTTTGTGGTGGATGTTGTTATTTATGCCATTCCCATGCTAATTGTTTATGCACTTGTGCATATGCAAACAACTGCTGCCACATTACTTGGAGTTCCGGCAAACCAGAATTATGCCCACTATATCATGATCCTGGAAGGTGATGTAGTAAGCCTTATTCAGGAAATAGCAACTCCTCTGTTAACTTATGCAAGCGGGTTTTTTTACCTTTTAATGTTTCCTTTTTTATTGACATTCACATTTCTGCTGCTGGTTTACCTGCAAAGGCACAAAGCTGTTCAGGAATTTGTGGTGGCTTTCATTCTGATTTATCTGCTGGCATTTCCGTTCTACATATTATTCCCGGTTCATGTGACCGGTTATACTCTTTCAGGTGTCAGCCCGCTTCTCTATAATTTGAGTCCCTTCATAGCCGAAGGTGTGCGTATTGTGGATCCTGATCTCAATAATTGTTTCCCGAGTCTCCACACGGCTCTTTCGGTAATGGCTATGATAATGGTCCTGCATAATGTGAAATCACGCAGATATCAGGCTTTTGCCGTTATTACCACAGCAGCAATTCTTTTCACAATTCTCTATCTGGGGATACACTGGCTGAGTGACCTTGTAGGAGGTACATTGCTTGCTATTGTATGCTGTCTAATTGCTTTTCGCTACAGTGAGCATTTATTTTCCATCTATCGCTGGATTGTGGCCATGCTCTCCTGGAAATTAAAAGGTCCGGCACTGCCCTGCGTGGGGTGTAACAGGCGTATCAATTTTGATTCGGTTATGCAATGTGATTATTGCGGCACTGAATATAATATTAAAGGACGTGTGTTTTCATTGTTAAAACGCTTCAGAAAGCGTTTTTCTCCGTAA
- a CDS encoding lysylphosphatidylglycerol synthase transmembrane domain-containing protein, whose product MNKFAKWLAVSFIISIITMVGVFIYTIDPKTTESLYNIRPLYLLAAASIHMMGFVMWSIRTKMMAGALGYHVSIKKSFEIVTSSSFLASMTPSSVGGEPLRIHLLQKDRMPVGSATAVVLGERVLDAIIILTAAPFALSLFGEVLGGGKLDSLLMFGQLFLFFILAILLYAIWKPHYTRRFLQWVVNKCSRLFGDDKKHVFCKISEKVDTELEEFHYSIFVFLKEGRWGLLAGILFTFAFWFIEFSMLPVLLMGLNQYPSAIIVYAAQVLLMIVVIIPATPGSSGVAEIGATTLFSVFVPTYVLGIVVVAWRALTFYLNLLVGGFVSFKILKDTVEVDELLK is encoded by the coding sequence ATGAATAAGTTCGCAAAATGGCTTGCTGTTTCTTTCATTATCAGTATCATAACTATGGTCGGTGTATTCATTTACACTATCGACCCCAAGACCACAGAAAGCCTGTACAATATCCGTCCACTATACCTCCTTGCCGCTGCAAGTATCCATATGATGGGGTTTGTCATGTGGAGTATACGAACAAAAATGATGGCTGGTGCATTGGGATATCATGTCAGTATAAAAAAATCTTTTGAAATCGTTACTTCAAGTTCTTTTCTTGCATCTATGACACCTTCATCCGTGGGAGGAGAGCCCCTGAGAATACACCTCTTACAGAAAGACCGAATGCCTGTAGGAAGTGCCACTGCAGTCGTACTTGGCGAAAGGGTCCTGGACGCTATAATAATATTGACAGCCGCACCCTTTGCACTATCCCTCTTTGGAGAAGTACTAGGAGGCGGCAAACTAGACAGTTTACTTATGTTTGGTCAATTATTCTTATTTTTCATACTTGCAATACTTCTATATGCAATCTGGAAACCCCATTACACACGCAGATTTCTCCAGTGGGTAGTAAATAAGTGCAGCAGACTCTTTGGAGACGATAAAAAACACGTCTTCTGTAAAATCTCCGAAAAAGTGGATACTGAATTAGAAGAATTCCATTACAGTATCTTTGTCTTTCTAAAAGAGGGAAGATGGGGGCTGTTAGCAGGAATATTATTTACATTTGCATTCTGGTTCATTGAATTTTCCATGTTGCCCGTCCTCCTCATGGGCCTGAACCAGTATCCTTCGGCAATCATTGTTTATGCAGCCCAGGTTTTGCTGATGATCGTGGTAATCATACCCGCAACACCAGGTTCCAGCGGAGTGGCGGAGATTGGGGCAACCACACTTTTTTCCGTTTTTGTGCCCACTTATGTGCTGGGAATCGTTGTGGTGGCATGGAGAGCACTGACATTCTACCTGAATCTGCTTGTCGGCGGGTTTGTGAGCTTCAAGATACTCAAGGACACAGTTGAAGTCGACGAACTTCTAAAATAA
- a CDS encoding UDP-N-acetylglucosamine--N-acetylmuramyl-(pentapeptide) pyrophosphoryl-undecaprenol N-acetylglucosamine transferase produces the protein MSLKILIFVCGEGLGHTGRCLAAGRELSRAGHEVTCGAYGYSAQFLAEHGMNVKEIPPEIRLVGEKGSLNLGESIKESIKLGQLPGLFDVQSLVNEEKPDVILSDSYYLGTIAALRRKVPVALMVNQSNMEIFFQENYLFQGMGIVAKKFYNGIFKRVDRTIIPDYPQPNTICALNLNFEDETIPKVEYTGPLPARNYEDVRAQDLPRPHVLSLIGGFGYRAPIFRRIIEAASMDSTINYTLLSGPGLDREELPHLPDNAELLPFIPDQFPYLKSCDLAIAPGGHTTMMEALAYGVPMLSFPDREHSEQQNNAEGLEAKGCGKQMDYKASSSEILEAVREAVKGKYRNKTEQMKKIAGEMNGPEKLRKILEEIACQRL, from the coding sequence ATGTCACTCAAGATACTCATATTTGTTTGCGGAGAAGGGCTTGGTCATACAGGCAGGTGCCTTGCAGCGGGAAGGGAATTATCCAGGGCAGGACATGAGGTTACCTGTGGTGCTTATGGCTATTCCGCACAGTTTCTGGCTGAACATGGTATGAACGTAAAAGAGATACCTCCCGAAATTCGTCTTGTGGGAGAAAAGGGCTCTCTTAACCTCGGGGAATCCATAAAGGAAAGTATCAAGTTGGGACAGTTACCCGGCCTTTTCGATGTTCAAAGTCTTGTTAATGAAGAGAAACCGGATGTAATTCTTTCGGACAGTTATTATCTTGGAACTATAGCAGCCCTGAGAAGGAAGGTACCTGTTGCATTGATGGTAAACCAATCCAATATGGAAATATTCTTTCAGGAAAATTATTTGTTTCAGGGTATGGGGATAGTTGCAAAAAAGTTCTACAACGGGATTTTCAAACGCGTGGACAGGACAATCATACCCGATTATCCACAACCCAATACAATCTGTGCTCTAAACCTCAATTTTGAGGATGAAACGATTCCAAAAGTGGAATACACAGGGCCTCTGCCTGCCAGAAATTATGAAGATGTAAGAGCACAGGATTTGCCCAGACCTCATGTACTTTCCCTTATAGGAGGGTTTGGTTACAGGGCACCTATTTTTCGCAGAATAATCGAAGCTGCCAGTATGGACAGCACTATAAACTATACGTTACTCTCCGGCCCGGGTCTTGACAGAGAAGAGCTACCTCACCTTCCTGATAATGCAGAACTTCTACCATTTATTCCCGACCAGTTTCCTTACCTTAAAAGCTGCGACCTGGCAATTGCTCCAGGCGGCCATACAACCATGATGGAGGCTCTTGCCTATGGTGTGCCAATGTTGTCATTCCCCGACAGGGAACACAGTGAACAGCAAAATAACGCAGAGGGACTTGAAGCTAAAGGATGCGGAAAGCAGATGGATTACAAAGCCTCGTCTTCTGAAATACTCGAAGCTGTCAGAGAAGCTGTAAAAGGCAAATACCGGAATAAAACCGAACAAATGAAAAAAATTGCCGGTGAAATGAACGGACCTGAAAAACTGAGAAAGATACTCGAAGAGATAGCATGCCAAAGATTATAA
- the purC gene encoding phosphoribosylaminoimidazolesuccinocarboxamide synthase: protein MMSDIQIKDELYSGKAKTIYTTNDPEVFVSHFRDSLTAFDGKKKSEAEKKGYYNAQISRKLFEMLEDEGINTHYLGMFDDERMLVEKVEIIPIEVIPRNIAAGSITRKYPFNEGDEFKEPVLVMDYKSDEYGDPMLNEDIAIALGIATSEDIAKIRELAMNINSILTTYMEKQGLLLVDFKLEFGWANGEIVLADEISCDTCRFWDAGTRESLDKDVFRFNKGDVSGTYEKLARRLVPEIFEN from the coding sequence ATGATGTCTGATATTCAGATCAAAGATGAATTATACTCAGGAAAGGCCAAGACCATCTATACAACAAATGATCCGGAAGTATTTGTATCCCATTTCAGGGACAGTCTTACCGCTTTTGATGGCAAGAAGAAAAGTGAGGCTGAAAAAAAGGGTTATTACAATGCCCAGATATCTCGCAAATTGTTCGAGATGCTTGAGGATGAGGGTATAAATACCCATTATCTTGGGATGTTTGACGATGAACGGATGCTTGTGGAAAAAGTGGAGATCATTCCTATTGAGGTAATTCCGCGCAACATAGCTGCCGGTTCTATTACCCGTAAATATCCCTTCAATGAAGGGGACGAGTTCAAAGAACCCGTACTTGTGATGGACTATAAGAGCGATGAATATGGGGATCCCATGCTGAACGAGGATATAGCCATTGCCCTGGGGATAGCCACAAGTGAGGATATTGCAAAAATCCGTGAACTTGCCATGAATATCAATTCCATTCTCACAACTTATATGGAAAAACAGGGCCTTTTGCTCGTTGATTTCAAACTTGAGTTTGGTTGGGCAAACGGTGAAATTGTCCTTGCCGATGAGATATCCTGTGATACCTGTCGTTTCTGGGATGCAGGTACCCGTGAATCCCTGGACAAGGATGTATTCAGGTTTAACAAGGGTGATGTTTCCGGAACCTATGAAAAATTGGCACGCCGCCTTGTACCCGAAATATTTGAAAATTAA